The following proteins come from a genomic window of Pseudochaenichthys georgianus chromosome 17, fPseGeo1.2, whole genome shotgun sequence:
- the tada1 gene encoding transcriptional adapter 1 — protein sequence MDAMAAHASELEIAKKNLTDAIGDNVKHYWANLKLWFKQKISKEEFDIEARRLLAQENVHIHNDFLLAILTRCQIIVSTPEGAGPLQWQGGSASKPGKPKGKKKCSSRQKFDHRFQPQNPLSAAQPFSPREVGGEEEELRLSAHTLLLPTRGQLEARMMVTAFELGLDNITEDAVSSMTHAVEHHLKDVLTAVITRRKAYRLRDGRFPYAFGSDVTPQPYLKNSLAAYHSVTECPPPSASLPAGPPPQVSPDDAEQQAVHLLACSADNFPAPLPPINMFDLLEALQVHHGVMPSHTMYALNMERILSRLWHPSHEELEQDHVHRQRLAAKEGLLVC from the exons ATGGACGCCATGGCAGCTCATGCTAGCGAGCTCGAGATTGCAAAGAAGAATTTAACTGATGCAATTGGCGATAATGTCAAGCA TTACTGGGCGAACCTGAAGCTTTGGTTCAAACAAAAGATCAGCAAAGAGGAGTTTGATATTGAGGCACGTCGTCTGCTGGCTCAGGAGAATG TCCATATTCACAACGATTTTCTCCTGGCCATCCTCACACGCTGCCAGATCATCGTCTCCACACCTG AGGGCGCAGGGCCGTTACAGTGGCAAGGTGGCTCTGCTTCAAAGCCTGGGAAACCAAAAGGAAAGAAGAAATGTTCCTCCAGACAGAAATTTGAT CATCGCTTCCAGCCTCAGAACCCCCTGAGCGCCGCCCAGCCGTTCAGCCCCCGCGAGGTGgggggtgaggaggaggagctgcGCCTCAGTGCCCACACCCTGCTGCTGCCCACGCGGGGCCAGCTGGAGGCCCGCATGATGGTGACGGCCTTCGAGCTGGGCCTGGACAACATCACAGAAGACGCCGTCAGCAGCATGACCCACGCTGTCGAG CACCACTTGAAAGACGTCCTGACTGCTGTCATCACCCGGAGGAAGGCGTACAGGCTACGAGACGGACGCTTCCCCTACGCCTTCGGGAGTGACGTCACGCCGCAGCCATATTTAAAGAACAGCCTCGCTGCTTACCACAGCGTCACTGAATG TCCCCCTCCAAGTGCTTCCCTCCCTGCTGGCCCGCCCCCTCAGGTGTCACCTGATGACGCCGAGCAACAAGCTGTGCACTTATTGGCTTGTTCTGCTGACAATTTCCCCGCGCCCCTCCCTCCAATCAACATGTTTGATCTCCTCGAGGCTTTACAG GTTCACCACGGTGTGATGCCCTCCCACACCATGTACGCCCTGAACATGGAGCGCATCCTGTCGCGGCTCTGGCACCCGAGCCACGAGGAACTAGAGCAGGACCACGTCCACCGGCAGCGCCTCGCCGCCAAGGAGGGCCTGCTGGTCTGCTGA